AGATGATGTCAGCAATTAAAAATTTTTACAAattcatttctgggatgtgggcttcgctggctgggctagcatttattgcccatccctagttgcccttgagaaggtggtggtgagctgccttcttgaaccgcagcagttcaCATGGTGTGGGTAcagctacagtgctgttaggaaaggacccagtgacagtgaaggaacagcgatatagttccaagtcagtatggtgagtgacttggaggggagcttccaggcggtggtgttcccatcaatctgctactcttgtccttccatatgttagtggtcatggggtgctgcctaaggagccttggtgaattcctgtagtgcatcttgtagatggtgcacactgctgctactgtgcgttggtggtggagggagtgaatgtttttggatgtggtgccaatcaagtggactgctttgtcctggactgtgtccagcttcttcagtgttatgggagctgcattcatccaggcaagtggggagtattctatagcactcctaacttgtgccttgtaaatggtgacaggctttggggagtcagaggtgagttactcattgcacaattcgtagcgtctgacctgctcttgtagccacagtatttatatggctagtccggttcagtttctgttcaatggtaacccccatgttgatagttggggattcagtgatggtaatgccattgaacatcaaggggcgatggttggattctttcttattgaagatggtcatcgcctggcacttgtgtggcgtgaatgttacttgccacttgtcagcccaagcctggatgttgtccaggtcttgctgcatttggacattgactgtttcagtatctgaggagttgcgaatggtgctgaacattgtgcaatcatcagtgaacatccccacttctgaccttatgatggaaggaaggtcattgatgaagcagctgaagatagttgggcctaggacactaccctgaggaactcctgcagtgatgtcctggcctccaacaaccacaaccatcttcctttgtgctaggtatgactccagagttttcctcctgattcccattgactccaattttgctagggctccttgattccacactcggtcaaatgctgccttgatgtcaagggcagtaactctcacctcacctcgggagttcagttcttttgtccatgcttggaacCAGgctgtaagacagctctcccacttttggcactagcccccagatattagtaagggggactttgcagcgtcgacagggctgagattgccattgtcgtttccactGCCgaagtccatccagtttcattccttttttgtgactttgtaatggtgtggtttgttacaacctcattgctgtgggtctggggtcacatgtaggccagagcgacagatttccttccctaaaggtcattaatgaaccagatggatttttacaacaatcgacaatggtttcatggtcatcatcagacttttaattgcagatttttattaaattcaaattccaccatctgccgtggtgggatttgaacccgggtccccagagcattaccctgggtctctggattactagcccagtgacaatagcactacacTATCACCTCCCCAACATGGGCCTCTCATTCACAAGCCTGTGTGTAGCCCCCATAAAATAACCATGCAAATAAGAATAAAGAAAGGAATAGTACAGGTCCCTGCTGGTGCTTCACTGTGACAGAGCAGTCAGAGTGAGGCACAGGGACCATCCTTCAGCAACCATTTGCAGTGTTAATGCTCCCAAAATAAAAGTATCCGACAAAAAGACATCCGATAAGTTATAAGGTTTGTATGGTGTCcctagaggcttgtatggttgaacattaagtgtttattaacagctcataactatatacatctccAAGGTGCAGCCCTGGCTTGGTACTGTCCTCATGCTGGCTTCTTCCAGAATATTTTACATGTCATCTACTATCATGTGACACTCTACACCactatgtgggtggtactgtacccaGTGCCACATTAACCTTTGTTCTGCCACATACCCTTATACTAAATGTCACTGAACAGTGGACAGACTGGCTAAAATCCGGATCATTCGGGATAAAATCGGGTGAATGGCCACCCTAGGAATAACCTACTTTGTGCACAATTGGTAACTTGTTACTCAGGTGAAAAGGCAACATTTTTTGTCAAAAAGACTCAAGTTTTCAATTAGTTTATTGTTGGtagcaaaataaaacattttaaacttGGCATTAGTAAAATAATTCAAGATTGGAATAGTGATAACTTGGTGAGAATGCCACCTACTGGTGAGATGAAGCATACAAAGCAGGCAGATCCCAGATTGGATCCTTGATCTGcactgttagtgattcccaaccAGGCCCCTTTCCTATGTGCCTCAGAAAGCCgaacaataaataaagatttgtcaaagaaaatagaggcctttgaaatgtggatgctaagatATGTGCTTAAGGTTCCATATAGAGATGAAAAGACAAATGGAAAAGAACTTGAAATTGCAAGAATGAAAAGAACTCTTAAAAAGCGACATCAGAatagaaaatgtcagtatttcagattgatcagagctgaaaagtcACAGCGATCCCTTCCAAAGGGCAAAGCGGAgggcaggagaaagagcactCGACCTAAGTGGAGTCGGATGACAAACatcacagagcagcagcagaCAAGCTACAGTGGGTAAGTGAGGATGGCTTAAGACAGATGAGTGTGATGTACCATGACATCCgatctcctggtaggagtagTTACAAGCAGCAGCATCAGCTAACCAGGCCCACATTGAGGGCAACATAGTAAGCCTCAGTGTTTTTGGGCTAGGGAGGATGGAAGCAGAGTTTCTGTTGCTGAGTCCTAACCCAGTAATCACTTCTGTAAAGTATGTTCTGGCTATGATTGGataagaaaaggaaaaaaaagacttgcatttatatagcacttttcgtGACTATCGAatgcctcaaagtgctttacagccaaagaagcgcttcttgaaatgtagccactgttataatgtaggagatgcagcagccaattggagcacagcaaaatcccacaaacagcaaattcgTACtgtccaggtaatctgtttttgtgatgctgattgaggaataaatatcggccaggacatcgggaataactctcctgctcttcttcaaattggtGCCATGGATTTACATCCACTCAAgcaagcagatggggcctcggcttaatgtcttatccaaaagacaacatctctgacagtgcaaacCTCCCTCTGTACTGTGCTGTCAGCTCTGACTTTTacactcaagccctggagtgggacttgagcccagagCATCTTGCCTCATTTATAATATGGCACTGCCTCCGGAACGATTCTGCTATACAGCATATTATTTGTGATTCCGACTCTTGTGAGTGCAGATTTGTCCCCAGTTGAAAGAGATTGAACTATGCAGAATTCTTTGGTGGAAGATGCTACAAAATCTTGCATTTGAGTCACATCTTTTATCATAATGAAACCTATCAAGCTCTTCAGAGCTCAGCAGATACTGAGCTGTAAGGAAAGTTAGGGAAGGTGACAGAAGGCATAGTCAAGGTGGTGAGGAGACACATGAAGGAGGAATCGGAAGTAGCAAGATGGAAGGGTTTGGGATGAaagtcccagagggggagagggtggcatagtggtaaggTCGCTGGACTGGTACTCcagggacccaggctaatgctctggggacatgagttcaaatctcaccatggcagctgatggaatttgaattcagttactAAATCCAGAAttatgaagctagtctcagtaatagtgaccatgaagctgtcattGATTGTCGtgagaacccatctggttcactaatgtcctttagggaaggaaatctgccacccttagctggtcggcctacatgtgactcccaacccacagcaatgtgtttgactcttaactgccctgtgaaatggctgagcaagccactcagttcaagggcaattagaaatgggcaacaaatgttggccttgccagtgacaccctcgtcccatgaaagaataaagaagaaagTGTGGGGCCAAAATGGCTGAAGGTAGaccaagcaattagaaaggcaaacagCCTTTcctaggggattggagtacaagaataacaAAGCCTTGCTACATTAGTCCATATTCTCATGTGATGGCAAGGAGGGTACAAGTGAAAGTGCGTAATAGCACTTTGGGCTGAAGGAGGATGTGAAGATTGGGAGATCCAAGACCATGGAGAAGCTTGTTACAGAGCTTTTGCAATTAATGGCACTAGGGTAACATATAGCAGTAAAAGGCCGGTGATGAAAGTGTTGAAATAATCAAGCTTGGAGATTAAAGGCATGCAGTGAAGGTGAACTGGGTATGCAGCATGTACAAGGAAGCTGTGAACACAAGAGCATGAGAAATAAGTACAACGGTAGACCATAcggtccattgagcctgctccaccattcaatatgatcatggctgatcttgggctttgtTCCACTTTATTTCCCTTATCACTTTccccgagagaccaaaaatctgtcttttccagccttaaatatattcaatgatggcatatccacaatcctctggggtagagaatttcaacgGTTCACAAGCCTttatgtgaagaaatttctcctcttctgagtcctaaatgattgtctccttatcctgagatttaCCCTCACATTTTAGATtccacagtgagcagtgacaACACCTGTGTCTACCTTGTCAAACTTCTTCAGAATTTtgcaagtttcaatgagatcacctctcattcttctaaactcctaatttattcagcctctcatcataggacaaccctctcattccagggaccaataGTGtaccttcgctgtactgcctccaatgcaagtatacccttccttatatatggagaccaaatctgcacatggtattccaggtgtgttctcaccaaagccctgtacaattgtagcaaagtTTCTTTATTCTtgaactccaatccccttgcaatgaaggtcaacatgccatttgctttcctaattgcttgctgaagCTGcacgctaactttctgtgttacttttatgagtacacccaagtctctctgaacattgcCATTTAAAaacttcacaccttttaaaaaaattctgcttttcttcaCTTATGACTacttgtccacattatactccatctggcatcttgttgcccactcatttaatctgtTTGTGTATCTTTGCAGCttctttatgtcctcctcacagtttacatttccacttagcttggtatcatcagcaaacttagagcAGTTTAAACTCCCTTTGTCCCTTCagctaagtcattaacatagattgtaaatagctgaggcccaaggaCTGATCCTTACCACAGTCCACCATcctaccaacttgaaaatgcccttcATGTTATCCAGGGTGAGGTAGTTTGTTTTATTGGCATGCCTAAGGAATCACTGAGGCTGAGGAGGTTTGGTTTAATTATAGGGCATCAAACACAGCAATCACATGAGTACATGCAGGTCCTCACCAGTATCCTCAAGggctgttctgtggaagggtcatgagaactcgaaacgtcaactcttttcttccccgtcgatgctgccagacctgctgagtttttccaggtaattctgttttagttctaaagggctgagtttgctggcTGTCTCTTTTATCAGAATCTGACTTTCTCTAGGAAATTTTCTTGGGTGCTTGCCTAGCATAAACCCAGAAAAATGATGTGGGAGGTGTTGTGCATCTGCCTTTTTCAGGCAGATCATTCTTTCCCACATGAGGGATTCCCTGGCATGACAGGTTTGTTCCAAATTTCAATGGAAGGTAACTAATCCAGGGGGAATTTAAACTGCTCATCTGCCTGATTTTCAACATGTGGATAAAATGTTAAAATTCCCATCCCTGTTATCTGGAACTGGTATGTGCTTTCACATCAAGCAGGTTTGTCTTTAATGAGAATATATTTTTGCTACCAATGTGATAATGGAAAAGGCAACACATGCATGCAGCAAATAGTTAATGCGTGAAAATTCAGTTTGCACTCATACAGAAAATGTTGAGCAATTGGTgatattttaaacagtgacagaatACTGTTCGCATGACCAACCTAGGCAAGTGCAGTAGAATGTTCTATACAAGAGAGATTACATGTTTTACATTAACATTTTGTGCCGTGTACCTTTGTACAGAAATGTTTATGATAAAAAACCAAAGTTGAGCACAGGTTTCATTTTGAAATTTGTTAATGATCAAGTGACTGTTCTGTAAACTGCTGGTTCTCTGGCATGCAAATAGAGCtcttacacaaatctttgaaagtggtGGGACAAGTTGATaaacgtttaaaaaaaaaacatttgcggGACCCTGGCCTTTTTAAATAGAGGTATaatgtacaaaaacaaggaagttacgCTAAACCTTTTATAAATCATTGGTTAAGcctcaattgttaattttatatTAAATTGTGTTTAATATTGTACAGATGATGGGCATTAACTAGGGATTCACTTGAACCCCCTGTAGGCAGACACAGACTAAAAGAGTGGTTGTTGGGTTGGGAGTGGTATGCTTGTAATTTGTAACTCTATAAATAAACATGAAAATGTGTAAACATttgctccagttctatccttcaccaactggctttctggaataggacttttggagtattgtatccaattctggggTTCACTTTAGGAAGTATGTCAAAGCCTTGAAGATTGTAAAGGAGATTCACTAGAATTgtgccagggatgagggacttcaattacatggagagactggagaagttgggatcgTGGTTCTTAGGgtagagaaggttaaagcaagaGTTAATAGAGGTGTTTAACACTTTGAAAGATTTTCGTAGattaaatattgagaaactgTTTGCACAGATAGGATGCCATTTCCAGGAGTCCTAAATCAACATCCTGTCCCTGTTCCACTAGGCTTTCTAAAATCACCACAGCTGCTTAGACCCAAAGTCACCTGGAGAACCTATCTCAATATTAGGAGTCTGCAGCTCACCTGAATATACTCAGCGTATGTCAGCTATCTTCTCCCACCCAATAAAACATGAAACATTATTCTGAAAAAGGTACAAGATCTTCAACAAGAGGGGCATCAAGAATTAAGTCAGTTGCTCCACACACTAAAGTCCAAGTATAGTATGAAACATAGGAAAGCCATTAGGTCCTTAGTTTATCTGACCAAAAAGTGTTAATGTTATGTTAATTGTATTAAGGTTAAGGATAAACAGGTGGAGGGTATTGATTGATTAGGtatcttgagcacatataaacgGTAATTGGGATCCATGTTGTTGGCGCGCACGGTCCGTAACTTCAGTACCTCGCTGATCCGCAGATCACACTGTGAGGAAGGCCCGGGAAAGAACTTGCCATTTTCTGTGGAGAACAAGTGGAGGCTATTGGCAATGATGGCAGTATTCTTTGGCTCTGGTTTTTCTGCTCCATTTGTTTTAGTCTGGCATCAAATGCTCAAGAAATGAGACTGTTATTTAATGGAGCTCCATCTCAACTGTGGTGTGATGTCTGCTGAACAGTTTAAATCCTCATGAGTCTTTGCTGTCAATATTTCCAGTGAGATGTTCTTGTAAGTAAAAGTATAAAGAGAGACTTAGGTGGTCTGTTGGCGCAGGGGGTAGTGTCcctatctctgagccagaagctctgggttcaagccccactccaaaagttgatggccatggaaggtgcgttCACAACATGGCCAAGCagattgattatcaacctgcaaatccttctaaTATATCCATGGCATGTTGTAAGAGTAGGAGGGTTTCTTGATCAGCCAACTGCAGAAGGTAACCACAAACAACTGCAGTATCTTGgcaagcataaccatggaccaacacAAGTCCTTGGTCAGCAATACGCTTTCAGGGCATGGCacctagagagaaagagactagATATAAATCTAAATGATTAAATATGAATGTGGTGATAATAATTAAAAGCCAGTCTATAAAGAGAGACTTAGGACGCACAAGGTGCTGGTGAGGGAGAAGATAGGCACAAGTAGTGTATTCTGTACGTAAATCTAATATTAATTAAAAAGATTGGCTTCTGGTTTCccacttcaccatctggcttttAAATGACTTAACATAAAGACCCAACATTTCAACTGCCTCACCAAAACAGCATTAAGCAAAGCCATAAATGAATCCAGGGTTTTTATTTTGCTGTCTTGATAATTATTTGTGAAGAAGGACATCCTGACATTCACCTTTTATTATTTTGAACCAGTTTTCCCTGTCTTATTGTCACAGTTTAGTTTGAAGTAGTGTTCTGAACCTTTTTTTTATCCACTTTAATATCCCATTACCCATTGACTGTCGCATATCTCGCTAATTTTTTTCTATCCTACTTGCTATTTCCTATACCTTTATCAGGCCCTCCTCATGGTCAGTTTTCAAAGGATAGAagagtttttatttatttaaaaaagagatgTGACAAGAGGTCAGAGGCCAAAGATAATGGAGTGGGAGCAGAACAAATCAAAtgcaggagaatttttttaaaaaaaaagttacttcTGTGGAATATCACAATCAAAGAGCAGCAAAggatgtgtgacttgaagggggacTAGCAGTTTggagtgttcccatgtatctactgcttTTCTTGTTTGTCTAGATGGTAGagctcatggatttggaaggtgccgtcaatCAAATAAACCTTGGcatgttgttgcagtgcatcttatagatttATTTTCCTCAAACATGTCATTCAGCTCCCTAGGCAGCTCCTGACTGAGCAACTCCATTCTTGACCACCTGCTGCCATACAGCCTCTCTCACCAAATCTCCCCGATTTCATTGTTATAAATTCCCCTCACTCTCGTCGTAGGTTTACTTTAGCCGTAATTTTAATTGTTAAGCTTAGCTGTCGCTTTACATCCCTGACTAAATCTGTTCACTGCTTTTCTCAgtgaactcttttttttctcaaaaTTTAAGCTTTTAATTCCTGGAAGATCTGGACAACAAAGCTATGCTTTTACAGTAGACTACCCAGGATTACACTGTAACACTGATCTATTGTATCTTGATTTGCTGCTCTGTTACTCACATTTTAAAGTAATTTTGATCAACTTCAACTCGTTCCCTGATGCTGCTGTCATGGAGAGTCTGAGGGATTCAGCCGCCTGCAGAGCAAATAATTGAACTGCTTTATCTGGTTTCTTAGCTCCAGTTACAGCCTGGTTCCTGGCCAGAGTTACTCTGTCCCAAACTGAAGCACATCCCTCACTACTTCTTGATTGTATGGTAACTTCTAACTTTGCTGCCATCTTTCTGCTCTGCAATCGTTTCTGCACACCTTCATTCCAACAGGAATTACTCTGTCAGTGTACCCTCTGACACTCTACTGTTCAAATAGCTTCTGGACATTGCTACCACAGCTATCTCTGAACTTGGACAATAGTTCATCGATGCTCCATGCTGACTCCACCTATATCTACATCAAATTTAACCCACTACGAGACTTACGACTTTAACTCTAGACTCTCTGGTATTGTCTCCTGTTTAATCCCCTTTAACTACTAGGATATTTGCATCCTATTAGCAGGCCTGCTTAACGTAAGCTTTCCCTATGATCATTTGAGTGTGCATTTTGGCTGCTGCTCCAGACTCAAGTCCATCACTTCCATTTCTCTTTTGTTATGTTCTTCtctcttttgcttcttttgtctcTGCATCTCCTAGACACTTCTCTTCTGCCTTTATGCCTCCTTTCATTTCTCTCCTCTCAGGTACTTTAACTTCCCAAATTCCTACCCTAACCCTTCAGGACACCACAACCTTCCTTAGATCTTAGCACCATCCCAAGCTCAACTCCCTCTTAGATAAGCCTACAGattctctctgtgcatctcttgGCATCCTCCCAAGGGCTCATTGAGGCACTTGCCGCTGCCTCCTCATGAACAGCAACCTTGACTGCCACATCCCACTCTCTTTCCCAGAACACTGACTGGGGGATGATCCTGCCAATCTCCtctctgtctaactcaacctttcCAATGCTGATCCTATGTGTTCTGCTAAGTGGTCCAGGTATCACTGTTCTTCTTCACATCCCTCTCCAAAATGTCCATTCAGTTGTGAACAAAGCTTTGCAATCCACGAGTTTATTGTGAATAATTAGATCGACATCATGGCCTTGATAGAATCCTGGCTAAGAGGTgatgacaccaccacctggactgaaaagaaagaaagacctgcatttatatagtgcctttcacaaccaccggaTGTCTAAAAGCATGTTACAGccaacttttgaagtgcagtcactgttgtaatgtgggaaatgttgaAAATGATCTAttgaatgtggaagctggtggggtggaaggtgaggataaGGGGAAGCCCTaatgtggttctgggagggaggggaagtggtGAGAACAAAGTGCTCTCAACCAAGTCTGATTCATTTTCtgtcatttctgccacctccaacaTGATGTTACCAACAAATACACCTTCCCCTTTCTCCCCTTTCAATATTCCGGAGGGACTGTTGCCTTCGTGACATGCTGGTCCACTCCTCACTCAACCCAACACCCCGTCCCTTCCCACAGCATCTTTCCATGCAAGTGTAGGTGAGGTAATACCTGCtgttttacctcctctctcctcactgtacaagggcccaaacagtGCTTCCAGGTGTGTACTTCTTTTAATTCCatatactgtattcattgctcacaatgtggtctcctctactttggggAGACCAAAAACAAATTGGGTGTCTGCTTTGTAGGAGACCTCTGTTCAGCCTGCAAGCATGATCCCGAACTTAAGGTGGCCTGTcactttaattctccaccttgctctcactctAACATCACTGTCCTCGATCTCCTactgtgttccagtgaagctcgagGAATGAAGTGttatctttcgattaggcacttgaCAACCTTTCaggctcaacactgagttcaacaatttcagaccgtaATCTCTgcctcattttgtttccttatctTTGCATGCTTcggtttttctcttatttttgctttcaaaCAGAAGCAATCCTGCTCCAGGCAAATTTTTTGTTTCCACTTCTGCTTCAGTTGTGTCAGcgtcacagactaatatccgtattccaccaACGTTTATATGGATAGCGTTAGTtaaaccaggcatgacctgctgaaaTGGTAGTCCTGgtaatgaaaacttttaaatggaaataatctaaagatgggtcttgaagatttcaagtgatgggctgcgactatttcctttggcagcttgcTCCATTATGGGATTGGCCTTGGGGAGAAAAGATTGTTGATAcactgactgggattttccatgtcCGCCCGCGCCAgacatgttcagtggcatgaatGGGCAATATAgtgcaatcggtttcacgacggcgtgaaaccagtttatgaTCGCCCGCTCAGTCTGTCAATGGTGGGTTGCATGTCCTgccatcagatgtcgggaaccacattgtaatacattggcatatcattattaggcctgcccaccagaatcgccccccccccccgccccaactggATCGTTCGCCCACTTCGGTGGGAAAACAGGCCAGagtagaacacgtcttgacaagtgtggcaTGCAGCAGTCAGGTCTtaccttgctcacatcacagacGTCTGAGGAGCAgaggatgctggagcctgacagcaatgaCACACTGGAAGAATGTgaatggcatgctgggtggattctcgtgGACATGGCTTTGCTGCGAAGTAgtgcacagaagttggaaagtcaccgttgatgccaacaatggatgatggtggaggggttgagagaggaaggtctaggataggctgggagaagaagagatgttgggggtgaggttgggaggtgggggggtgaaggtgtcaggggagtgaggttgggagggagggaatgaaggttTCGAGGGGGGTGAAGTTGGAAAGAGGGGAATGAAGGTTTTGAGGGGTGAGGTTGCTGGGGGGGGAAACGATcatgtcggggggtgaggttgggagggggaaatgaaggtaTCACAGTTGGGATGAGCagttggggggggaaggagaatggggggagaaggggataacaggggagaagacggcaactaGGGAGGTAGGTATAacgggggtggaaggtgtaagggaaggagtgtggcatggggagggagtaagggtggaggaagaagtaagagtggaggaaggaatcaggaagggaggtaggagtaaggctggaggaagaagtgaggctggaggaagaggtaaagctggaggaaggagtctggagggcgGAGGGACTAAGCTAGGGAggcgtctgggggggggggggtgggaggttagggggtggagggaggggttccAGGGGACGGAAGGGGTGCAAGCGGGGGAAGGGGTTCTGCTGGGATGGAGCAGGGGAAGGGGTCCCGGGAGACGGGGTGGGAGGGCTCCTGAGGTGCAAAGGGGggaagggatgtggaggggaggatgtgcaggtgaacgtgcatgggaGGGTTCGAATAGATCCATGTGTCCCTCGTGGGGAGCAAACAGAGTGGGTGTGGaatggaggaagggtgagaatgaccgagggcagcgTGAGGCAGTGGGGTAGGAACGTGAGGGTTCAGCAGTAATG
This sequence is a window from Carcharodon carcharias isolate sCarCar2 chromosome 10, sCarCar2.pri, whole genome shotgun sequence. Protein-coding genes within it:
- the LOC121282869 gene encoding cytochrome c oxidase subunit 7C, mitochondrial-like; its protein translation is MLLARTVRNFSTSLIRRSHCEEGPGKNLPFSVENKWRLLAMMAVFFGSGFSAPFVLVWHQMLKK